GGATGCACAATGGTGCGCAGCCGAATGTGCAACTGTTGCTCGCCTTGGCTGCTGTAGCGACCGCGCGAAAAGAGATTAAACGCTGCTTGCTTGAGGGTCGGTTCAATGGCTTCAGGTGCGATTGTGGGTTCAACTGCAACCACAGCTTCGCTGCCGCCAGCATCATAGACCACATTAAAAGCAACCGCTCCTTCAATGCTGACTGGCTGCTTGAAACCCAAGGCAAAGCCGATACAGCCACCGATCAAAACAACTGTAAAGGCGGTGACCCCCACCAATCGGAAGCGAAAGCCCCAGCCAAAAATGAAGGCCAGCACTGTCAAAACAGCCAGAGCGAGAGCCGCCCAACCCAGCCAGCCAGCGATCGCAAAAAAATCTGTGGCGGCACTGTTCATGCAGATGCTTCCTCACTCGTTTCCGTACTGACAAAATCGCTCAAGCGGGGTGAATCGAGAGCGGCGCGCAGGGTATGCCAAGCCAAATTGGCACACTTGATCCGCACCGGGAATTGCGCAACTCCTTTCATCACATTGAGCTTGCGCAGCTCATGGGGAAATTCAGAATCACCGCGCATCATGGCTTGGAAAGTTTGCACCATCTCCAGTGCTTCGGTGACCGTGCGACCTGCCAGAGCTCCAGCCATTAAGTCGGCGGAAGCCATGGCGATCGCGCAGCCTTCTCCCTCAAATTTGACCGCCGTAATGCGATCGCCTGCCTCGTTCAAACTGAGGGTCAGCTCAATCGTGTCGCCACAGGAGGGATTGTGACCGCGCTGGTGTCGGTCAATCGGGTCGGCGGTCCCTCGATGGCGGGGCTTTTTGTAATGCTCCAGAATGACCTGCTGGTACAGGTCGCGCAGATTGCCTGCCTGCATGGCGGCGATACGTCTCGCAAGGTCGTGCTCGATCCTAACCTGCTTCCGCATTCTGCTGCTGTGAGTACGTTCGCTCGACAGGTGTTCTTCTTGCCTACACTCATCCCAGCTCAGGGATCCCTGACAGGGACTGCTTGGCAGGCTATCCAAATTGATCGCTTTGAGCGCTGGCGATCGCAGTTACGCATGACTTCGCAATCGTTGCAATTTGTTGATACGACACCAGCACCCTAGCGGCCCTGACACCGTCATGGGAGATCGAACGCCAGAGATGCTCTGACAAGGACAGGACTTGGCTCGGTGGGACTGACCTGAGAGCGATCGCTTTTTCAGTTCGTTTGACCCTCTTAGGAAACTGTTCTGGCTGCGGTTGACAGCCGAAAGTGAGGCCAGATAATGGCCTAGCGTTCTACTCTGCGCCATCCCCGAAGACTCTATGGTTGCTTCGCCCGAG
The sequence above is a segment of the Synechococcus elongatus PCC 11801 genome. Coding sequences within it:
- a CDS encoding Ycf51 family protein, coding for MNSAATDFFAIAGWLGWAALALAVLTVLAFIFGWGFRFRLVGVTAFTVVLIGGCIGFALGFKQPVSIEGAVAFNVVYDAGGSEAVVAVEPTIAPEAIEPTLKQAAFNLFSRGRYSSQGEQQLHIRLRTIVHPQPGISEPLYLGEVRRSLNQLDDEAMQISTNLKAIARLAQAEHG
- the sufU gene encoding Fe-S cluster assembly sulfur transfer protein SufU, translating into MQAGNLRDLYQQVILEHYKKPRHRGTADPIDRHQRGHNPSCGDTIELTLSLNEAGDRITAVKFEGEGCAIAMASADLMAGALAGRTVTEALEMVQTFQAMMRGDSEFPHELRKLNVMKGVAQFPVRIKCANLAWHTLRAALDSPRLSDFVSTETSEEASA